The window TTAAAACCTGAGCCAGTACACCGCAAACTACATCACCAATGGCAATACCAAAATAAGTGTACATAATTCCTGTGCCGGCATTCAAAATATCTTTAGCGCCCAAAGCCTTACCAATTTCGGGCGATTGTGTAACCAGGATACCTACAATAAACCAAAGCGGAAGCCCCAAACAAATGCAAGCCAGATATTTCAAGAACCGTTTACGATCGGAGAATAGCATAAAAAAGTTACCTTTTGAGACCGCTTTATCCTGCTCAGCATTTTTAAACATCCCCGATTCGAAGGTACCTATCCGTAAAAACAATAATAATATGCCCATACCACCACCTACGAAATATGAGGTTTGCCAATAGAAATGTTTCCCAATTGTTGCAGCAGCAGCGGCACCCAATAAGCCTATTCCGGCCACAACCATTGTTCCGTAACCACGTTTTTCTTTATCCATGGTTTCGGTAACCAGGGTAATCCCTGCACCAAGCTCTCCTGCTAAACCAATACCTGCAATAAACCTCACAATAGCGTAAGCATGTATATCAGTAACAAAACCGTTGGCTATATTGGCTAGTGAGTACATCAATATAGATCCGAATAATACCTTAATGCGGCCAAATTTATCGCCAATAATCCCCCATAATAACCCACCAAACAATAAACCAAACATTTGCATGTTAAGCACATATTCTCCTTCGGTACGCATGTGCTCGGCCGAAATACCAATATCGGTAAAGCTTTTTAAGCGGACTACTGAAAATAAAACAAGATCATAAATATCAACGAAATAGCCCAGGGCGGCTACAATAACTAAGAAAATTACATTACGTTTGTTGGTTTGGGCTTGCTGGTCCATTTAAATATTTGGGTTTAGTCGCTGAAAGTACGCATTAACACAAATAAATTAAAATAGATTTTAAAATAAAAGCCACACTTTCTGTAGTGTGGCTTTTATGTGCTTAATGCAACATCTGTTTTGTGGTATCAGGAAGTTTTTTCGTTGTGTCAGTCATTTTCTTAGTGGTATCCATCACTTTGGTAGAATCCGTCTTCGTGCTATCTGAGGAACCAGCCATATTTTTAGACGAATTGCATGCTGAGGTGGCTATTATCAAAGAACCAGCAAAAGCAAGACTTAAAATTGTTTTTTTCATAGTTTTTATTGTTATCTATAATTCTAACAACCTTATAATCATTTGGTTTTAATTTTCTTCGCTAACCACATTATTGTTTAAAGGCATCAAACTGATTATCAAATTATAAACTGCAACGACATAAAATTATGCATGGTGTATTTTCAGCTTATTCAGCAGTTCGGGAGAAACGTTTTCGGCATAAACCCCATAACCATCTACCAAAACGCCTTTCAAACTTCCGGTATTCGATGAAATGGCATACACCACCGAACTATCTGCCGGATCGGTCATGCCTTCAAAACGGTAAACTTCTTCAATTTCAAACTCCTCCGGCATCAGAAACAAATTAATCGATTTGCATTCCAGTCCAACAGCAGTTAAATTAAAATCCAGGTTATAACCCCGGTGGTCTAAATCGCTTAAAGCGGCGGTAATGGTGTCGTATACATGCATAACCTAATTTACGCAAATATTACCAAATCAACCGCTATAAAACTTTAAAAGGTGCTAAAACTTTCTGATATTAGTAAGTATGATTATTTCTCAAAACACCCTTAAATGGGTAATGCGCTTTTACCCTCCGTTATTTTTTCAGCGCATTTGGGTTCAGAAATTTGAAAATGAATTTAGAAGCTGCACGGTTAAACTGAGTAAAAGTTTCCTGAATAAGAATTACAATGGCTCTATTTTTGGTGGAACAATTTATGCAGCAACCGATCCGTTTTACGCTTTATTATTTGATCAGTTGATGCAGCGTGAAGGATTTAAAGTACGTGTATGGCTTAAAAGCGCTTCTATACAATATTTAAAACCCGGACGCTCAACTTTATATTTTACCATCACCATAACCGACGAAATGCTTGTAGAAGCTACACGTGCGCTAAAAACCACCGGAAAGTTTGTAAAAGCCTATCCGATGGAAATTACCACCAAAAGCGGCGAATTGTGTGCTACTGTAATGAATGAAGTATATGTAAGAAACCTGCACCAGGGCGAAACTCCCCGTGTTGCCTATTAATTTTTAGATTATGCCGAGTATCAAGAGTTTAATTATGCAGGGCGAAGGTGTTATGCTCGATTTTAAGAAAACCATTAATAATACCGAGAAAATTGCGAAAAGCCTTGTGGCCTTTGCCAATAATAAAGGTGGTAAATTGCTGGTTGGCGTTGCCGATGATGGTTCGATTAAAGGTGTGAAATCGGAAGAAGAGGAAAAATACATGATCCTTACTTCGGCGCACCAGTTTTGCAAACCTGCAATAGAACCCAATTTTGAAGAGATTTATGTTGACGACA is drawn from Pedobacter sp. HDW13 and contains these coding sequences:
- a CDS encoding MFS transporter, which codes for MDQQAQTNKRNVIFLVIVAALGYFVDIYDLVLFSVVRLKSFTDIGISAEHMRTEGEYVLNMQMFGLLFGGLLWGIIGDKFGRIKVLFGSILMYSLANIANGFVTDIHAYAIVRFIAGIGLAGELGAGITLVTETMDKEKRGYGTMVVAGIGLLGAAAAATIGKHFYWQTSYFVGGGMGILLLFLRIGTFESGMFKNAEQDKAVSKGNFFMLFSDRKRFLKYLACICLGLPLWFIVGILVTQSPEIGKALGAKDILNAGTGIMYTYFGIAIGDVVCGVLAQVLRSRRKTVLIFQGLSVITVIVYLTSTGLTESNFILICLFMGFAVGYWATFVTIAAEQFGTNIRSTVTTTAPNFVRGALIPITFLFEFFVHRYHIIPAAFIVMGVLTAIAMISVLYLKESFSKDLDYLEE
- a CDS encoding coproporphyrinogen III oxidase translates to MKKTILSLAFAGSLIIATSACNSSKNMAGSSDSTKTDSTKVMDTTKKMTDTTKKLPDTTKQMLH
- a CDS encoding phosphoribosylpyrophosphate synthetase, whose translation is MHVYDTITAALSDLDHRGYNLDFNLTAVGLECKSINLFLMPEEFEIEEVYRFEGMTDPADSSVVYAISSNTGSLKGVLVDGYGVYAENVSPELLNKLKIHHA
- a CDS encoding DUF4442 domain-containing protein, yielding MIISQNTLKWVMRFYPPLFFQRIWVQKFENEFRSCTVKLSKSFLNKNYNGSIFGGTIYAATDPFYALLFDQLMQREGFKVRVWLKSASIQYLKPGRSTLYFTITITDEMLVEATRALKTTGKFVKAYPMEITTKSGELCATVMNEVYVRNLHQGETPRVAY